CCACAACCCAAATCAAGAATGAAGAATCTACCATATACATGCTGTAAGGTTTTGTTAGGTGTTACATATTCTTTGATCTTTATGGATGACATATATTTCTTTTGACTTGTAGATTTAGATTATTAAAAAGATAACTAATTTGTCTAGACAGAAATGCCATATCATGTAATGTGGTATTATATTAGGGTGGTGATTTTAGTATGATTATATAACACTgaatatgatattttaaaaagtattgttATACCGaaagtaatatttttgaaaaagtgttGCTAAAAAAACTGTtaccaaaatatataaaaaaaaataagacttTAGTTTTAACAATATTTGTATAATCACTGGAATATAGACATATTAGAATTCACCGTTATATTATACCAAAGACTTATTAGTTAGATTAATAAACTAAGATTTGGGGGAAAAAACTCAAGATAAAAAAATCTTGATTTAACTCTTAACCAATTTGAAATAGGTTACAAGATATGGCGTTATTAAATGAATACTACAAATATTTCTACAATTAGAAGCAACATCCAAGATAAGAAGGAGTTAAATTAAGAACCAACAAAGAGAGTAAGAGCAATAATGAAAATGTTACCTCAATAGAAGGCATGGTGACAGAGATATGAAGGTCCTTGCCATTGTTGACGGCCTCCATCATGGTGATGCAATGAGAGCTCTCTACATTCTGAGCAGGGTCCTGCCCAGTGGCCAAGTACACGGCGGATACAATATTGCTCGCATGAGCATTGAATCCGCCGAGAGCACCGGCCACCGCGGATCCGGTGAGGTTCTTCAGCATGTTCAGCTCAACCAAAGACTCTACGTTTGTCTTGAGCACTTTCTTCACCACCTCCTCCTTGATTATCGCCTCACACACCACTGATTTACCCCTCCCTTCGATCCAGTTAACTCCGGCAGCTTTTTTGTCCGAACAATAATTTCCTAACCAACACACAAATATACCGAAACTCTTTTTAgttataactaaaatattaacGCTTTATTACGATAAGCAGTTTAGTCAAATATATGaaattatctaaatataaaaattcaccTGAAATTCCAATGACTTCCATGTCTGAGAAATCAGTTTGGAGAAAATCAAGAACATTTTGGACACCTTTGGAGACCATGTTCATGCCCATGGCGTCACCGGTGCTGCAACTGAATCTAATGTACAAATTCTTCCCTGCAAGGGCAGGCTTGATCTTCTGTAACCTTGCAAACCTGCTTGACCTGCACGTGTGTTATACGTTAAGCGAGTATGCAGAAACAAACAACGACAattccaattaatcaaccaaaaaaAATGAAGACATGAAAAACATGCCAGCCTTAATCAGCTCCTAGTAAAACTCGAAAAAACAGGGGACAAATTCCACCAACACACGTCACAAaagaaagccaagaaaaaaTTCAAACTTGTCACGATATTCACTTACCCAAAAGAGCAAAGAACCAATAACAttacaaaaaatcaaaacttgtGTTGAAGGTGTGagtgaaaaaaaagaactaaaatTATGGAAAATGAAAATTACTTGTTGAAAACGACAGCGAGGGAATCGAAGTTGATTGGGTCTTCAAGGTAGGACTTGAGTTGTGCGGCTCTGACGGCGGTGGCGAACCTGACGACGGGAGCCCTGGTCATGCCATCACGGAGGACGACGGAGGAGGCGCCGCCGGAGACAGATATGGCCTTGCAACCCCTGTTTGTGCTTGCAACCAAACAGCCCTCGGTGGTGGCCATTGGCACCGTGTGCTCAACCCCATCGAGCAACAATGGACCCGCAACACCCACCGGAATCTGAACAAACCCTATCGGCATCTCGCAGCACTGTCCCAAGATCGAATCATAATCGAAACCTTCCACCGGAAGACCCTCCAGGGACCTTCCGGTGACTCTCTCCACCGCCGCGCGCCGTATCACCGCCGCACGCCGGCAGTCACCGAGTCTGGACTCCAGAGAGTACGACGGAACCTCGCCGGACACCACCTGCTGTACGAGCTCCTCGTCGTCGGAAGAGAGAGGAGGAATCTGAGGCGGAACGTGAAGTGGAAGCTGAGGTTTCTGCGATGGCGGAGCAGGAGAAATAGCGGCGACGGCGGAGCAGTCGATTATTCCGGCGGGGCAGGGACCGGGGTTTCTTGCGTCGTCTTTAatgatttcttcttcttctgcttcgTCATCGGAGGAAGGTCGTGAGGAAGCTGCAATAATGGGTTGGACAAGGCCAATGCCGAAGAATCCAAGGAGGTAGATGAGGGAAGCGATTAAGGAGAGGAAAGCTGCCATCTCCGAGAGCGTGACCACGTGGAGAGGGGTCGAGTTTCGGATCTTCTCGCGCCACCGGTGGAGGAGGAAGTATGCCACCGAGAAGAACACCCCGAAGAAGACGCCGTTTGTTACGTACAGAGGAACCACCGTGGACACCAGCTGAGGTGCTGGGGGAGGTGGCGGGgtgttcttctttttcaaaggtTCGCCGGCGGGGGCCGAAGAGTGGTGTCGCCGGCGAACgtccattttattatttttttcttttttctttttttggtattgagagagagaatgaaaatgagaagagaaaaaatttgagagagaaaaatgagAATGGAATGAGGAGGTTTAGAAGGTTTTATAGAAAGAAGGAGAGATTGTAAAAAAATGGCGAGTGGGAACACAACACAACAGAGATTGGCGCGCGGGACAAACGGGGAGAGAGAGAttcagagaaagagagagagattaaTGTTAATCAATGTGAGGGATTCTATTATTTACTTAAactagacaaaaaaaattagtaatcacatttgttatttataaaaaaatatgcatttaaaatcatttaatgaaacatgtatttatatatgtaggtattaaatttagaaatattatagtgaaaatttaaaaataaataataaatattttagaataatttttaataaattaatattttgttttaaattgtttgataattatctttctttctctttcttcttttattattttatagagattaattttgatatactgacagtataaaataaagtattatttttgtctctaaCGTTTGGGTAAGTCCCAAAGTTAtctctaacgtttcaatcgtcctaaGTCCccaacgtttcaaaattgactcaatgttgtcttgCCGTTAGGGATACGTTAatagaattgacggcgggacaaaattaagactattttgaaacgttagggacttaaatatgacgaaaacgttggggacaaaaatgatatataaaagaaattCGCAAGTTTATTTcaatgtatcatttttgtccccaacgttttcgtcctatttaaggaCCTTTGTCCCGCCGTAAATTatgttaacggatccctaatggcaggacaacattgaatcaattttgaaatgttatggacttaaataggacaatTGAAACGTTAAGGACAACTTGAAAACTTATCCCAAACCTTGAAGATAAAAACGATATTTTActctttatataattatataattatatttgtctTCTTGAATGACCATATATGTTATCAATAAAAATAGTAGTTAATCTTTAGGTTTAATTATAGTCTctataatttaactaaattttttattagatttttatgttttttttttcaattggatTTTTATATCTTATAACTAAGTCTCTATtgtgataaaaatattaaaattaacgaaatattctattaaataaaatgaaatattcAATCAAGTGTAAAgcatattcatttttttaatgaaatattctattcattttaatgattttgttACAGTAgagacttaattacaaaatttgatatgatataaaaattcaattaaaaaaaatataaggacctaattaaaaattcgataaaatgataaaaattgacaaaataattaaacttatttttttatgtgtcATTATGTGattaaatataagtataaaactattttacatatattatttaataacatatgttaaatatattttttaaaaaaattataaaaattattataaaaataacattttttaagttttcaatatATTGAATATCTTAAaaacgttaaaaaaaattattattataattgtaAAATATGTCCTTAAAACACACCTTAGttaaatctttttatatttattttataattttttttaaatatgaatcTTTTTAATATCTGTGTGTAAAAGTTAGAGTTAATGTTAGTAATGTTTATTTGTCTGGTCAGTTGGCGTTGCCGGGGTCTGTATTTTCCCCACGCGTACGGCGTGCACTCACTTCTTctcacctcttttttttttttatcatcttatttaaaaaatggtatattgttatttttaagtttaataTTAATactatttgtataattttttaaattgttctctatttttattattttatttttaaatttaataaaaaaatttaaaatattattaaattttattttattttaattttatctcaaaaatttttaatttcatcaaatatatttttaataactaaatttttaaacattttaagaCCAATCcaacaaaaatacataaaaattattttgatttgtttgtattgaaggttgttcttatgaaattattgttaaattagtcctaaattttttgaaaaattagtggccaagagtatatttgatacaaataaaaaaaatttagaataaaattaaaacaaaataaaattttaaaatactttttaaacttttaccaaattttaaaaataaaaaatatattctaatctaaattttaatataaaagtatCAATTATCATTGACTCTACTCACAAACAAATATATAACACTAGCattaatatatgattttaaaatttttattatttttcagtgTAAAGAAATAGGTGTGTGCTCGTTTTTGTTTTACTAATATAACTTTCTTAATTTTAGCTATTACCAACTCTTATTTAGTCCTACGACGCAAATCAAACACCTATTTTTGTAGCAACCTTTGATATATATTTATAGGTTCCTCGGTTTGATGGTAAAATCAAGTTTGATTTCTGAGTGTTTTAAGGGttattttttggtttattaaaaaattgatgaGGATTTAATTAGTTGCATTGAGATTTAATTGGAGAGTTTTGTAAAAAGATTTTCAAGAGTTTGATTAGTAAATTTGTTAATATTTGTTGAAGATTAATGTACCGACAGCCTTAACATCGATAATTTATCtccataattaaaaattaattttaattgtttaataTTTGGAGACATAAAAAcacttaaaatatattttttttaaagacgtTTATATGTGTCATCatattattggatatttttattaaaccggttaataatttatttttaataaaccaGAACAAAATGAATTTATtatagcaataataataaatctaattgtccgcattataattattagacgcGATTTGATCTGATTGATTTACACAATTTAAATCGAACCATGTTTacatttttgataaaaaaacaaatatatttataatttaaaaaaaatgattcaGTTGGTTATATAGTAGATCTGATAACaattaaatttattgttattattattaaaaaattgattttattttaattttttaaaaaagtaaaaaataactaattcatTAATACGCTCAATAATAATGtaatacataaatatttttacaaaaaaatattttatgggTCTTTACGAGAATATTCTCCTCAATATTTACCTAAAGCATTGTTAATTTATGTTACGTGTCCATCAATGCCAATATAGTGTCAACGTTTGGCGAacctcaaaataaaatttattttagcgACTAATTTTATGctactaatttttttacttcGAACAAACTGtcagtaaaataaaaatctacGCCAATGATCAGAGGTAGAGTTAGACATCTATTAATGGgggcaaatttttttttaaagccaaaaaattgatgattgataattttagaaaatatttttaaatattttaaattattttataacaacAAAAGTGATATTTGTTATTGAttacattttaaattattttgatgcATGTCATGAATATTATTCTTATCATGCGTTGAAAAATGTTTATATGAAAGATGGTATATTGCTCAAATttacacttttttatttttgatattgggTTAGTGGTGGTGTATAACCGCACTATGGGAATGCAGGATGCTTGACGGGAGTGTGGCACCCAAAAATCGCTGGTCCGATTTCATGGCTCCCAAAATTTTTTTCCATCTTGCCAAGAAATCGCTGAGTCCGATTTCCTTGTGCAAAAGAAAAATCTGAAGTTAAGCATAAAATTGGTGGGTCCGATTTCCATGCATTGCCCTCCATGAaccacaaatcggacggtccgatttgtgtccCTTTTCAGCTGCAataaatcggaccgtccgattacTTCTTTTCACCTGAACACCGTCACACCGATGTAAAACTCCCCATAGTTCCATAACCCAGCATTACACCACAGTTGGtgtcatataaaaaaaaattagcctcaAATTTAATATAAGCGCTTTATGTATATCATTATACCCATCATTTTTTGACTTTAGAATCTTATATTTGTTTAATAAATATAAGGATAAGGTTGctttaagaaaatatatatagataaatttaatgtgtataagattacatctaaaactattattaaatatatggataaactataaaaaatatattcgaattattttgtcattaaataaaatatttttaaattttattatgaacaaaaatatctttaaattatttaaaaacataataaaaatatacaactatgAATAAAGACGTTCTATATTTACTGAAAAAAACGAGACGGTAAATAGAGCTTTTTATATAACAAATGAAATTCTAACAAGTTATTAAGTCCCATTTTAGTTTCTGAAATTGGCAAGTTGCATCGATTTAGTTTCTTACTTTCTAATTATTACAGTTTGGTCTTCTAGATTTAAAAAAGCACATCAATGTAATCTTTTGTGTATTTTCCGTTATCGAAACTCAGTGTCATTAGTGACGTGGCTCAACTCTTATCATGTTGGACATATTAAAACGACGTCGTACACGTTTTGGCCCTAAAAGACATCGTTTGAAGATTTCAACATGTAAACCCCGCTAAAACcggtaaataattagttaataaattgaatttttagtaggaaaactaaaaatacaaaactaatatcaaaatatgATAGAGCTCGttgaaacgagaattttgacacaaaTTTCAAAAAAGTTGACACAAAATTAGATCAAACGGACCGAACCGGACCCAAaatgggcccaaggcccaacccaaCTCAGCATAAAACACTTAAAAGAACCCCCTCTCTCCTCTATAAATCATCAAACACGCTGGATGCAGCCATGGGATGGGAGAAGAATAAGCAAACCCTAACATCATCTTCAAACCTTGATAACTTTTTATCCGGAACTCTGATTGAtaagccgtttgcggccacgcgtcggACTCGTCGAGCTCTTCAATTCTATCTAAATAAAATAGGGTCTACTAAACTTGATTTTTTGTGGGTATTGCTCAAGGATCAGTGGGTAAAGGTAGTGTGTATGTGAATGTTGATGCTTGTTGAAGTTTGTTGGTGATTTTGGAAGCTTGGAAGTGGAGTTGTGAAGCTGAAAATCTGAGCTTGGTAGTGTTGGAGCCCCAAGGgcttaaaaaaaagtgaaattaaAAGTGTTCCAGGTTGAGcgggaaatcggccaaggtatggtttaggtttcacGCATTTAACATTTAAGgttttgtgaaaacttaggttacaGAACAATAGGTTAAGTTGAAAAGGTTAGATGCATTAAATGATTAGCCTTATGGTGATATTGAATAGATTTATGACTGAGTTTGAATTAGGATTTATGAGCATGAGTAGTTGAAGTTATTGAATATGTGTTATTGAAATTGAGCTTGTGCTGGAATTTATGAGCATGATTTATTGGTACTGTTGaatatgttcttgatgagtTCACTCCCTCAAGGGGAATTCGTCAAGGAGATCCGCTATCCCCTTATATCTTTGTTCTCTGTATGGAGCGCTTGTCCCAACTCATTAGTGCTGCTGTTGAACATGGGTATTGGAAGCCGATCAAGCTCAGTAGAGAGGGGCCCAACTTGTCCCACCTATGTTTTGCTGATGATCTGATTTTATTTGCTGAGGCTGATATGGATCAAGCGCGAGTCATTGACAGAGTTCTTGAAGCATTCTGTAACAGCTCTGGGCAAAAAGTGAGCAACGACAAGACTCGGGTCTTTTTCTCAAAAAATGTGGGAAACACAGTTAGAAGTGAGATTAGTGAAGCCTTGAAATTCTCCAGGACTGACGATCTCGGTAAATACCTTGGGGTGCCTCTCATTCACTCTAAAGTAACCAAGGAGACTTTCAACAACATCATCAACAAGCTAAATATGAGATTGAATAGT
The Arachis duranensis cultivar V14167 chromosome 5, aradu.V14167.gnm2.J7QH, whole genome shotgun sequence genome window above contains:
- the LOC107487384 gene encoding 3-hydroxy-3-methylglutaryl-coenzyme A reductase 1 → MDVRRRHHSSAPAGEPLKKKNTPPPPPAPQLVSTVVPLYVTNGVFFGVFFSVAYFLLHRWREKIRNSTPLHVVTLSEMAAFLSLIASLIYLLGFFGIGLVQPIIAASSRPSSDDEAEEEEIIKDDARNPGPCPAGIIDCSAVAAISPAPPSQKPQLPLHVPPQIPPLSSDDEELVQQVVSGEVPSYSLESRLGDCRRAAVIRRAAVERVTGRSLEGLPVEGFDYDSILGQCCEMPIGFVQIPVGVAGPLLLDGVEHTVPMATTEGCLVASTNRGCKAISVSGGASSVVLRDGMTRAPVVRFATAVRAAQLKSYLEDPINFDSLAVVFNKSSRFARLQKIKPALAGKNLYIRFSCSTGDAMGMNMVSKGVQNVLDFLQTDFSDMEVIGISGNYCSDKKAAGVNWIEGRGKSVVCEAIIKEEVVKKVLKTNVESLVELNMLKNLTGSAVAGALGGFNAHASNIVSAVYLATGQDPAQNVESSHCITMMEAVNNGKDLHISVTMPSIEVGTVGGGTQLSSQSACLSLLGVKGACKESPGGNAKQLATIVAGAVLAGELSLMSAIAAGQLVKSHMKYNRSSRDVSKMVS